The genomic window ATGCAATAGCAACTCCAATTATTatacaacaaagtatagaaagccaaatttttttttatagccAACTCTAactaatttttttcattattttaaaatatttttttgttaattttttttattttccactCATATTAATCAAAATTTGACTTCAATTTCAAACACATATATTACTTATCTACTTGTCTTTTTCGTGATTTTCAACAAAATTATCATTGACTCTTGATATTCTATTTtacttttagattttttttagcaGAAATTTATATGTTCTTTTGGTATGTAATTTTGGGTATTCACGGGGACAAAGCTAAGTTAAATTTAGGAGGGACCAAAAAATAATTTTGCAATagaaagagtaaaataaaatttttacttaGATGTATCATTTGTTTTTTTCACCGCAAAtttatgtactagtcattctacaaatatttcatgatgagtaaaaaattttaagagtaaaattataaaaaaaataaatttatttagaatgaaagtaatatgattaaatgtaatttacttagatgtaattaaaaaataattgaataactatgtaccgaaaaaaattaatattattgaaggataaaattaaaatttatttctatatattatttttgttcaaacattttcatcctatttaagtccttaatatttcaaaatcgtctcaatttcgTCCCGCCATTAATTCTAGTTAATAGATCCCTagcggcaggataacattgagttaattttgaaacgttaggaactcACTTGAAAAAAGTTTGTATTAATATAAACAATGAAGGGTGATTTTTATATATACAATAATACAGGGATGTGATGCATCGGTATTGCTAGATGACACCCCAAACTTTATAGGTGAGAAGAATTCAGCTCCCAACAAGAACTCATTGAGGGGTTTTGAGGTCATTGACAGCATCAAATCTCAATTGGAGTCCATGTGCCCTTCTGTTGTTTCTTGTGCTGACATCTTAGCTCTTGCTGCCAGAGATGCTGTTTTTGCTGTAAGTAACATCATAATAATACAATTAACCAATATCTAACTAATGAAAATTTGTGTAATTAATTCATAAGATAAAATGTACATATATATGTATCAGCTTAAAGGACCAAGATGGGAGGTTAAATTGGGCAGAAGAGACTCAACCACTGCAAGTttaagtgagtctaattcagacTTACCTGCTCCCTTCTTCAATCTCAGTTCCCTTATCACCactttcaaaaagaaaaatttcaaCATCCAAGAAATGGTTACTTTATCAggtaataattatattaattcaacatATAAATTCATGATAAAAAATTTAGATATGAGTCTTAGATTTAATATAATACATCAAAATGGGGCACCTAGGTGAAATAGTAGAATATAAATTTCAGACTTTTCAGTCTAAATTTAGTGTAATACGTTAAGgggataaaatattattttaatttctaacgTTTGGACTAAATTCTAATTTAATACTTAAcatttaaacattttatttttgtcagtcaccaaaaaaaacattttatttttgtcccaaaaaattttaaataagttCAATGCTGTCCAATTATTAAATACTTAAATTTAATACTTATAGTTAACCGAACGAGTAACACggatattaataataatttgtacaatgtgtacaatagaggtttagggaatattagagatataatcattagtgttacatttttctatcagctgaagcttttgggatgagtggtttatATTATGACATGGTATTTGAACTCTAGATCCGAAAAGTTAAGAGTTCGATCCTTGCATTTgatgatttttaattttgtattgtTAACTGTTCAGGAGGTCACACAATAGGACGAGTGAGGTGCAGATTCTTCAGAGACAGGATTTACAATGAGAGCAACATAGATCCAAGCTTTGCAGAAGCAATGAAAGCATTGTGTCCCTCTGAAAAAGGTGATGGAGATGACAACCTCTCTCCCTTTGATTCAATCACTCCAGACACTTTTGACAACGCTTTCTATCAGAATCTTGTGTATCAAAGGGGTCTTGTGCACTCTGATCAGCAGCTCTATGCTAATGGAGCAGGCATCACTGACTCTCAGGTCTTTATGTATAGCAGAAACTTTGGTCGTTTCAAGAAGGATTTTGCAGATGCCATGGTTAAGATGAGCTTGCTTTCTCCTATCACTGGCAATGATGGTCAAATCAGAACTACATGCAGATTTGTTAATAATTAGTTTATTATTACAACATCAAAATTCCACTCTTTCTTATCATCATATCATTCCTTCACTCATGTTTCGTTTCAGTTCATCAATTCAGTTGtggaatataataaatatttatgttAAGAGAAATGTTCTCAAGACTTAGAAAATAATATGCTATTAAATTTAACTATCGGCAAACATAAAAATTAGAGTATATACCTCAATAGATTCTAAGAAATTTTATGTTGAATGTTTTCatccttaaaatttttttattatattgaggtactgaattttataaaaataagacatattttaaatttattatatttatttggaTAAATAGATTCTCAAAAGTGTGACTAAATGACCTATATTTTTTAGAGACCTATTTGAATATATACTATAAAAATTATTGATATAAAAAAAACAGAATTTGAACAAATCCAAATAATATGATATAATTTCAAGTTGCAAAATTAGCTATTTATTTCACCATCTGCTTCTAGAactttgccctaattatatgcagcaAAAAAGGTCGTGAattgatctatggaagttgaacttgcctcacaaaattaagctatttatctaaAAAGTTCTCCATGATCGTCTTCTGATACTTGCTCAAATTCACCGCCGCATCCCATCAATATCAGCAGCTGAAAGTGAGTTGAGTTGAGTCGAGTCAAATTAGACCAAACTCAAGCTCGACTcacaaaaattgagcttggctTACGACttgactcattaacaatcgagtcTATTTTTTAAGCTCAAGTTCGACTCACCGAAAGCTCACGACCTGACTCGAGCTtacgagctggctcaaataatagaaacataatctataattctatattaataaattataacttatatattttaaaaagtatttaaaaaattaattttatatattgtttatctatcaataaattataaattttttttatatcctacattaaaattatatataaaaaataaatataaaattttaaataattaagatcattaatatatatataatcaagaccgctcacgagctaatgagctttaagctcgactcatttaatttagGAGCTCAATTTCAAACTCAAATTTGGCGTACGAGTTTAGCTTATCGAGTTCGAGCTAGCTCATGAGCTGACTTGACTCACTTCCAATCCTTTATATCGTCAATATGCTCC from Arachis ipaensis cultivar K30076 chromosome B09, Araip1.1, whole genome shotgun sequence includes these protein-coding regions:
- the LOC107617315 gene encoding cationic peroxidase 1, with product MASNKCWLILAITLCVIGIGSGDDDHELLSENFYHKTCPKAVETIRKAVIDAVYQEPRMGASLLRLHFHDCFVQGCDASVLLDDTPNFIGEKNSAPNKNSLRGFEVIDSIKSQLESMCPSVVSCADILALAARDAVFALKGPRWEVKLGRRDSTTASLSESNSDLPAPFFNLSSLITTFKKKNFNIQEMVTLSGGHTIGRVRCRFFRDRIYNESNIDPSFAEAMKALCPSEKGDGDDNLSPFDSITPDTFDNAFYQNLVYQRGLVHSDQQLYANGAGITDSQVFMYSRNFGRFKKDFADAMVKMSLLSPITGNDGQIRTTCRFVNN